CCCGAGCGCCGGCGACTGGATCGACAGTGAGGGGCGGTCGTTCGGCATCGTCGTGATGCGGTTCCTGCAACCCGAACGGCGGCCCGAGCTGCCCTCGACGCGCGTGGTCCGGCTGGCCGACCTGGCGGCCGGCTCGTGACCGGCTGGACGGCGCCGACGCGCACACCGGCTGCTCTCGAGGCGTATGCGAAGTCCGAGCAGGATCGGACCGTTCATCCGGATCGGTACCAACTCGGTGTGGACGCGGTCGACATGGTGATCGATCGCGGGACCCGCGGCGCCGGCGCAGACGTTCTCGGGGACCCGGAGCAATGGCTTCCGGGCCTGCGGCGCTACCTCGCGTCGGCCGAAGCGGACGGGCGGCTCAACGCGCTCGGGGCGATGACCGCACAGCGCACGGCGGCCGGCCGCCTGGCGGCCCGGGCCGCGATCACGAAGTACTTGCAGGAGCAGGCCGCGACCGAGCGCCGGTCCCTGCTGCCGCCGATCATCATCACCGGCGGCTGGCGCACCGGAACCACCTTCCTGTTCCGGCTGCTGGACCGCGATGCCCGCCTGCGCGCGCCATTGCCCGCCGAGCTGGGCGCCCCGTGGCGGTTCCCCGGCGACCTCGACCCGGACGAACGTGCCCGTCGCCTCGACGCGGCCGCCGCCGGTCAGTACCTGCTGCACGTCCTCAACCCGACGATGGCCGCCGTGCACGACTCCGGCCCGCACCTGCCCGAGGAATGCGTGCTCGGCATGGGCACCACCCTGCGCAACTGGGGTTTCACCGCCACCACCCGCCTCGACGGCTACGCGTCCTGGCTGGCCGGTGAGAACTTCGCGGCCGAGTACGCCCAGCACCGGCGGATGCTGCAGATCCTCGATGCCGACGATGGCCGACGGTGGGTTCTCAAGGCCCCGGCACACACGGCCGAGCTCAGGCATGTGGCGGCCACCTATCCCGGAGCCCTCGTCGTGCAGCTGCACCGCGACATCGTCGAGACGGTCGCCTCCGGCGCCAGCCTGTTCGCCACGTACCGGACCACCTACAGCGACCACGTCGACGCCGCCGATGTCGGGCGGTTCCAAACCGAGCAGACCGAGCTGTGGCTGCGGCGGGCCCTCGCCGCGCGCGCGTCGTCGGGACCGGCCGTCACCTGGCTCGACATCCACTACACCGACCTGGTCGCCGACCCCGAGGCGACGGTGCGTCGGATTTATGCCGCGATGCAGATCGACCCGCCCGACATCGCCGGCATGCTCGCCGAGCATCACCGCGCCCAACCGCGCGACGGCAAGGGCAAGCACCAGTACCGGCCCGAGCAGTTCGGTATCGATCCCGCCGAGGTGAGGGAGCGGATGCGCTTCTACACCGACGCCGTCGAGCCGGCGCAGACCGGGCCCAGGTTTGACGGATCCCGGCGGGGGAGCGACTGGCGCATCTCGCGTCGCGCCATTACTTTCCCTGAGGTGATGTCCTCAGCTGCCGGCGCAGTCGCTCGGTTGATCGCTCCTCTCCTGACCGTTGCCTCGCTGGCCGCCGTGGGCCTTGCCACCCAGCCGGCGCCGACGGTGCGCCTGGCCGCTGACGGCAACCCGCTCGAGGGCCACTCGTTCTACGTCAACCCCTCGTCGAAAGCGGCTCGCGCCGCACAAGGCAACCCGAGTCCTGAGTTGCAGATGATCGCCAACACGCCCACTGCGTACTGGATGGACCATGTGTCCAGTCCCGCGGTGGACGCGAAGTACATCGCCGCCGCGCAGGCCGCAGGCACCATGCCGATCCTCGCGCTGTACGCGATCCCGCATCGCGACTGCGGCAGCTACGCCGCGGGTGGCTTCGGTTCGGCCGACGCCTACAAGGGCTGGATCGACGGCGTCGCCGCCGCGATCGGCGGCGGGCCGGCCGCAGTGATCCTCGAACCCGATGCCCTCGCCATGGCCGACTGCCTGTCGGGTGATCAGCGCGAGGAGCGCTACAACCTGATGAGCTACGCCGTCGACACGTTGACCCGCAATCCGGGCACCGCGGTGTACGTCGACGCGGGCCACTCCCGATGGGTGGCCGCCGACGAGATGGCCAACCGGCTCAACCGGGTCGGCGTGGCCAAGGCGCGTGGGTTCAGCCTCAACACCGCCAACTTCTTCACCACCGAAGAGGAAGTCGGTTACGGCGACGCCATCTCCGGGATGACCGGCGGCAAGCCCTACGTGATCGACACGTCACGCAACGGTGCCGGGCCCGCCGAGGGCGAGATGTACTGGTGCAACCCCAGCGGCCGGGCCCTCGGCGCCGCGCCGACGACGGCGACCGGACACGGCAACGTCGATGCCTTCCTGTGGGTCAAGCGGCCCGGTGAGTCCGACGGCGCGTGTGGCGAGGGCGAGGCATCCGCGGGCACCTTCGTCAGCCAGTATGCGATCGACCTGACCCGCAACGCCGGCCGGTAACACTACTGCGGTGGCGGCGGCGGAGCCGTCGCGCACTCGGCGAGCATCGGTGGTGAGAACGTGACCGATCCGACGCCGCCCAGGGTCATCCCGTTGTCGGCCAGAGCCATCGTCGTCGTGTAGCGGCAGGTCTGATTCACCGTGAGCCCGGTCAGGAATTCGACGTCGTAGGTGTAGAGGAACGACCGCACAAGCTGATTCGGAGCCCAGGGCACATCGAGTGCGAATCCGAGCGATGAACCGGACAGGGCATTGAGCAGTCGGGGGCCGACCTCACCGATCCCCGGCGTGAGATAGAACGGCGTGCCGTCCAGCTTGTTGCCTGGCTCCGCGGGCCAGCGCCGAAGTGCGTCAGGCACAGGCGTTCATCCCACTTCTGGAGGCCGAAATGGCCGACCTCCAGTCACAATTGGCACGGATCGACGACCGGGTCAGGGCTGGGCGGCCCGGAGCACATCATCATCAGACTGCGGTGCGCACGCGACTCAACGAGGTGAGGCGCCTTCTCGACGCCCTCATCTTCCGTTTTCCTTCCGCCTGAGCTGCCGGCGGCGGATGAAAACGAGTAGTCGCCTACGCGTGTGCCGAACCGGCACCACGAAAAGACTGGGTGCAGCGATATCCCGACGCACACGAGGTAGCCGTCATGTCGAACGTCTTCATTGATCAGGACCACTGCCGGTTGGTGCGCCACGTCGCCGCGA
The genomic region above belongs to Mycolicibacterium sp. HK-90 and contains:
- a CDS encoding glycoside hydrolase family 6 protein, translated to MSSAAGAVARLIAPLLTVASLAAVGLATQPAPTVRLAADGNPLEGHSFYVNPSSKAARAAQGNPSPELQMIANTPTAYWMDHVSSPAVDAKYIAAAQAAGTMPILALYAIPHRDCGSYAAGGFGSADAYKGWIDGVAAAIGGGPAAVILEPDALAMADCLSGDQREERYNLMSYAVDTLTRNPGTAVYVDAGHSRWVAADEMANRLNRVGVAKARGFSLNTANFFTTEEEVGYGDAISGMTGGKPYVIDTSRNGAGPAEGEMYWCNPSGRALGAAPTTATGHGNVDAFLWVKRPGESDGACGEGEASAGTFVSQYAIDLTRNAGR